GTGGGAAGAGTGAGCAGGTGCTGACTTGCAGGTGACGTGATTGATGCATCAACGCTCTTGAATGTGTGAGGTCATGctaaaaatgtgacatatgaaAACTAAATCCTAGTGTCAATATACCTTAGCATCTACTTTAGCTTTGGCAGCATCCACATTGGTGTTCTCATCTCTCTTCCCCTGTgagaacaaacagaagaactTTGTGATAATAAAGTCATATTGTGATTGCTTAGAATTGTGGCTGTCATTCAAATGCCGTTTTATAATCTTTGTCACAATTTATCATCCAACCTAACAGTTTATATCTTTTCCAGAGATTACCAGATCTTCAGACTTTGCATTTCAATCACATATGTTGAAAATGCTTTCTGATGGCACAACATACACTACCTCAGCCAAGATGAGCAGCGCTTTGCCATAATCTCCAGATACCTCTGACTTCAAATCATAAATCATCGATCTTCCCGTTTCTGGGATGAACAAAGAATTTCAAAATCATCAGGCGTGTTGTATCAAGAACATCTGCTAAATGTTTCACCACCATGTGAGTTactatttattaaatgaaattacaaaTATACTGTGGTAAATACTAACCTGCCAGGTATGCTTCAGACATTGCTTTCATCTGTTTGTTGGATCTTGAGGCGAATATTTCTGTTAGGGTGCTCTCTGTGGTCCCTGCACCCTGAATGACACAGATTATCATATACACAGGTGAAAAAAGGTGtgtgcaaacagacaaaataaagatAACAAATAGCATTGTACAATTAGTTTGTAAAAGAGTATTTAACAATTACTATACTATATGCTCTGTGAAACTATCAGCGTCATGCATACATCTTGAAGTGAACTGGACACAATCTCACTTTAATGGCTTTGATGACTTCACGACAGTCGTAAACTCCAGGAGGTGTTACCAAGGCTACTAATAGGTCCTCAAAATCTCCATGGGTGTCGCCCTCCAGGTCGGCTACTAATGTCTGAAGTGAGAGTTAATAGAAGTGATTAGTACAAGCTGATCTGTCCCCATCATCATCTGTCTAACGTTGGTCCACAAATGTGTTCCGATACTCAGAGTTCttattgaaaatgtatgttACCCTTCCTGTGGCTTTCTCATAAGCCTTAGCAATGAGCTGGCGTTGAGCATTACTTCTTTGGGTCAACACCTCAATTATTGTCTTTTCTGTTGTACCTGTGAAGGAGAAGACAGCGCAAGCTTAGTATTTACACTCCACCACATGTGCTATTTGCATAATTTGGGTACATGGCAAACGTGTGCTCCGGTGATGGTCATTTATTAGCTTACCAATGCCCTCTATGGCCTTCCTTAGTGCAGACACATCTTCGTCCACTTTGAAATTGGCCTTGTCCTTCACAGATCCTCTTGTGTTGGACTGATGAAAATAGAGAGACATGCTTCactgttaaacattttacactgtAAACTATCACTATCCATTTACCCagtagataataataataataataataataataataataataataatagtaataataataataatgatctcTGATCCTGCACACTAAAAAGTAACAATATGTCCAACTTACTGCCACAGTGGATGAAGACGCAGTGTCTAAGAGCAGCTCTAGGTCAGTCTACAACAGGAGtcaacaaacacacttacaaTTTGTCATATGTAAAGAATAAATCCAGTTGATGTTTTCAGTCACGGCTTGCACTACTCACCCAAGCAGACATGGTCGTatagagaataaaaacagcctgttacagagacaaaacacaaatgatcaACTTGTTCACAACTAATCCCCTACACCACTTCATCTGAATGGCTCTGACACAATAACTTCTCTCATAACAGGCTGAGTAAATAAGTCGAGTGGACACGTAGGCTGTAACAGAACAGAGCTTCAGAGATGGAAACCAGTAACACTTCACTTCATGGGCGGCTGTAGTTCGTACTACAGGCCTGTTTTCCCCGATCAGCACGGCACCAAACAAATGAtggcacaaaacacacacacacacacacacacaaaaaaaacagcgATCGCGCATCtgaatattgtgttttcttacCTGAGAGAAGGGACAGGTTTGATGTCAGAGGAGGAATTTCACAAAACGCTAAAATCGCCACACCTTTTCAGAGAAGTTGAAAAGGCAACGCCCATTAATAGCTGCGGGAAGCTGAATCATGGAGACGATTTTCTAAACCCTTCCTCATTTGGACATAGTAGCAATACTGCTAGACTATAGGCTTTGACTTGCAAGTTGGgttttatattatattgctATTCATCACTACAGAGTCACGTCATCCGCTGTAGAGTATTTCTCAACAGATTAAACATCATGAGACTCTGTGGGCTGGGGCACAAACTATGAGTCAGAGGAAAACAGGATGCAggataaatagataaatgtttgtttgcaatACGACTTATCTCATCGTTTTAAGTAACTTCAGTTCCTTGATCAACATAGGGCTGCTTAGGCTAAACCCAGAACTAAACTTGAATCATCAATGCATTGTAGGGACATTATTATAGGACATTCTGCAATTACGCAAACGATTCAGGGATTATTTAAGATAAAAGGAGTGTATTACACATCTGGACTGCACAGGGTAACAGACTTCTGATGAGGTTAAGTGTCcatatgttcattttaaatacataaaatccAGATTCATGAGATAGGAAAGTGAACTAACGGGAAAGAGGCGATTGCGACATCTTGTGGCTGACTGGACCTAAAGTGCGCAAAGAACCAGAAACAGTTCATGTGACTTATGAGATCATTGTTATCTTGTTTCATACCTGCATATATTTTTTATGGGCAATCAAATGTTTTGGTTTCTCTGCGCTCTTGttgaatatacaatataatattgGGTGTAAAGATGTAGACAAATAAATCTTGCCCATCTGAACTTGCAAGTATATCTTCAACTACAATCAATCAGTGTTTATATGAATTGGTCGAAATATATTCTAAACTTTAAAATGCTCATCGTGCCTTAGTTACCCATGTGAAATACCACGGAATTAAAGgccagtttgtgttttttccatcaTCGGAGAGAAGAACAGTTCATAGTAGTAATAAATGTGGTTTAAAGGATGATGTACACAAACTACACCTCATCGACTCCACCCACCTCCTGACGCACGTCGGTCTCAGTGGTGAGGCATGATTTGCCCTCAGTGTGAGCTGCAAGGATGTCTTTCGCCCTGCCTGGATAAATATCTATGTCCTACTGTCACCCTAAACACAATATGATATTACAAAAGCTTCTATAATCCTACAGATAACCATTTTAAGCTAGTGACTTGATAAAGCTGAGACTCGATGTTACCGTACCCTTACCTGAAATGCTAAAGTTAGGGCACAGATGCCACCGCGGCTCTACTTTGACAGCTCCGCTCTCGACGACAGGGGCTCGTTTGGTCGTACTCATGTCTGGGGACGTGTCATCGATCATTTAACTGTATGGCAGACAGTTTACATCTCAAGTGAACCGTTCGTTTTTAGACGAAGTTGTTGTTTGGGCTAAACGTTAGCTAACCTTGTGTAGCTAACGTTGGACGTAGGTACACTTGCTAGCTAACTAACTAGTTAACTAAGGTTAGCTTAACGGCGAAATAGCAACTTATTAGCCGGCTAGCAACCGGGTTCTCCCAGCACTGACGACGATTAGCCGCATCATTTCACTTTGCCATATATCTGGTAACTACCTTAAcgttttttcatatttcttcacattttaattattaatctgAAGTTGCCCTGAGTTACCCAGCTTTTCACTGAAGTCTCTAATTTCATTTGAGGATATCGCCAGCTGTTATTGTTAATCGCGGCTCAGCTGTAGCCTGCTATCTCAACTGTTTACATGGATGTACATGGATAGTGGTCAGCTGACGGGCTCTGTAGGTAGCCTATGTGGCGCTCCTAACAAGACTGGATCAACTACAGGATAATCACTGTGAAAATATGGAAATGGGACTGGGAGGTAGCTAACATATGTCGACGTTAGCCAGAACTCTGTAGCCGACTCTCTATCAAAATGAGGAATAATGGGGCTTTGAAGGACAACAGCTGTGTCTGTTGGACTGTTTGATTTTCTGTGGACGCTGGACAAAGGACAGGAGtttgtttgtcctttttaaaaCTTAACCCGAAGCAAGAGtacatatgaagaagaagaaataaagtttgCTGGGAGCTGGTGTACGTTTCGGACGCTGGGATGATGCTTAAGACCATATTTATCACCAGTCTTCTTGGCTGGGTACAATGCCAGGAGAGTCACAACATGACACCAGAGGAGAAGACTGTAATCAGGTGATGAATGGCAGACATATAAACactatttatgtgtttttgaattGGTAATTGTGAAGttttgtgaagtgaaaacaattATGAGAAATTTTAGATGTTTAATGAATTTTtgctttggttgtttttttttttttttttttttgttttgcagggaCCAGATTATTGAGATGTTTGATCACGCATATGGGAGTTACATGGTAAGGTTTGAACTTTGACGTAAGAATTGTTATTACCTCTACATTTACATTAGTATAGGggaaagtaaagaaaatgtgaaaaagtcaAAACTCGGGAGCACTTCGTCAGCATTAATGCTGAATCCTCAGTGCATTTGGATCTGATATGGCAGTGTTGCAAAGCAAACATACAAGGTTTAGATTACTGCTGCACTGTTAGCCTGGTTTTGAGAGTAATAAGTATTGTTTTGAGTGATAATAAAGATGTCTACCATGAGTGAGACATTTAATCAATTATACAATTATAGTTATTCagaattttaaatgtaaactctGTCTGTATAAGTACATAAGTGGACTTGACTGGGAGgataaaatgacaataatggCATAAGTGGAAACTGTAATACATTTCTCTAAGATTTGGGCTCATTTAGGCTTGCACAGACAAGTGTAGTGGAAAAACGATGATTGCAGTTAGGAACAAATGTTAGGAAGACAGAGTATGGCAGATGGAAGTGCTTGTAACAGTCACAAGTGTTGGCTGCACAGAGTAGACACAGAAGTGAGATTATCCCAATATTAGTCAAGTAGTGCATCTAGTAATCATCTAATAACTATGTATTATCATTAGTTTgaatttacatgttttttttgttttttttatttatgtaacttTTTTGTATGTTAGTCAGTTGTCAGTTGTTGTCCTCAACATCCAGAGTCCTAAGTAATTCATGTAAGCCAGTAGTTACTAATTGAAATCTTGGACATGAAATTGAAATCTACCCTATCTATTAATCCCAGAATAGTTAGAATAGCTAGTAGTAAAATTTGAAAATATAATAGTGAGTGGGAAATCAAGCTGTTCTTGCTAATGCTAATCATACAGTAATCATATAATGTTAAATCAAGCCAGAAGATagtcactgttgtttttattgcagaaaTATGCCTATCCAGCAGATGAGCTGATGCCTCTAAGTTGCAGAGGGCGAATCCGTGGCCAGGAGCCCAACAGAGGCGACATAGATGACTCCTTGGGGAAGTAAGATCATTATTTACTAATATATGAAGCTCCTCTCACGATCCCGTGAGATGAATACAGCCACAGCAGTTTAATTCCCTCAGGCAAACAAACCATGTGTTTTGAATCCATTAGTTGGCATCAGTGatatgtgtctttttaaaatctaatatCCATAATATATAGCTTTATTATTCTGTAGTTCCCTTGTTCTTACAAATTGGCACCAGTACACTTCCATTCCTTAGGCATCCTCTTactctccaagatcttgttaaacaaactagtCAGAAACTCCACTGCAATCTCTCCTAGATTTTCAGAAACACTGTATATTGTATGaccatataaataaatgcattttacaaGAAGGCACTAAATCAACAATATACAATACATCAATTTGTGTACGTGGTTGTTACGGTTGAATACATTGCAAATAGAACTGCATTGGTGGCAAAGTGGGGCAGCTCCACTGTGCTCTCCACAGAGGCTTTTATCACAATATTTCTCTcaccttctcttcctctcttcaggTTTTCTCTTACACTGATTGACACTCTTGATACTCTGGTGGTGAGTACTTACATTTGTACTGTTTGCaagaattaaaatattttttttatatatatatatatataagtctTTTTTCTCACCATTATGCATTGGTTTTGGAAATTCTCTCTAGATAGAAAAAGATTAATTTgatcctgtttgtttgtgcatgagCAGGTCCTGAACAAGCTTGATGAATTTGAGGACGGGGTGAGGAGGGCTGTGAGGGATGTACGTTTGGACAACGATGTggtggtgtctgtgtttgagacCAACATAAGAGTTTTAGGGTATGAAAGatctgtcatttatttatttatgtttgtatatagtatataatgCAACCACAAGGGGGCACAATGCAGTGTCATCTTGTGCCAGTCCCAAgtctaaataaatacagagggttgtgtcaggaagggcatctAAGGTGAAACATTTGCCAACCCCAACATGCAAATCATCAACACGATATCCATACTTGTTCGTTCGCAGCCTGGGTTAACAATGAATGCCACCAGTGCTGTTGACCTACAGGGTGCTGGTGGAAACTGTTGTTcgaaaggagaggaggaaggcgTGTTCGTAGgtacagagagaagaggaaaggcaaGAGTGAAGGACTAACAGAGGGGACTTTGAATGTTAGCACTATGACAGGGAAGGATAGAGAGTTGGTTGACATGATGCAGAGAAGGAGGGTGGACATACTGTGTGTTCAGAAGACtaaaagtaatgaaaaaaagtAGCAGTAATGGAAAAGTAGCAAGGATAAAAGCTTAGGCTCAGGCTTCAAGTTGTTTTTACCATGGTGTGGATGGGAAGAAAGATTTGTATGGGTTGGCGAGGCAAAGAGATGGCGATAGGAAGGTTGTGGAGCAGGTTAGAGTGATTAAAGATAGAGATGGAAATGTATTGACAGGTGTCAGGAGTGTGATGGGAAGTTTGAAGGAGTACTTTgaagagttgatgaatgaggaaaataaaaggaaactAAATGTAGTAGAGGTTACTGTTGTGAAGCAGGAAGTAGCAAAGATTAGCAAAATTGAAGAGGTTGATtaaagaggatgaagagtggaaaggcagtTGGTCTGGAAGTATCTAGGAGAGATGGCAGTGGAGTTTCTGactagtttgtttaacaagatcttggagagtAAAAGGATGCCTAAGGAATGGAAGTGTACTGGTGCCAATTTGTAAGAACAAGGGagctacagaggaataaagctgATAAGCCATCTAGTGAAGTTGTGGAAAAGAATAGTGCAAGCTAGGCTAAGGGCAGAGGTGAGCATTTGTGAGCAGCAATATGGTTTCATGCCTAGAAACAGTACAACAGCTGCAGTATTTGCTCTGACGATTGTGATGGAGAAGTACAGAGATACAAAGGAAGCTGCATTGCGTCTTTGTAGATCTAGGTCCAGTGTATGACAGGGTGCCAAGAAAGGAGCTGGGGTATTGATGAGAAAGTCTGGAGTAGCAGAAAAGTATGTTAGAGTAGTGCtggacatgtatgagagctgtaagacagtgATGAGGTGTGACAGGGCAGTTCAAGGTGGGTCTGCATCAAGGATCGGCTCTAagccccttcttgtttgctctggtgatggacagggTGACAATTGAGGTTAGACGGGAATCTCCACAAACTATGATGTtcacagatgacattgtgatctgTGGCGAGAGCAGGAAGCAGGTAgaggaaaatctagagaggtgaaggtgtgctctggaaagcagaAGAATGAAGATTAGCCGCAGGAAGacagaataaatgtgtgtgaatgagaggtaACCAAGTGGAACGgtgaggttacagggagcagaggtaaagaaggtgTTGGACTTCAATGTTTTAGAGCAATGGAGAGTGtgaaaaagaggtgaagaggtgtGTGCCAGCAGGATGGAATgggtggagaaaagtgtcaggagtgATGTGTAATAAAAGAGTATCAATGAGAATGAAAGTAAAAGGTATTCAAGAGGGTGGTGAGACCAGCGATGCTGTACAGACATTTTTGTAAACTGTTTCCTTGATTCTGATGTTTGACTTTGATTGGTCACCAGTGTCAAACTTAGAACCTATATGAAGTAGGATTAAAACAGAACTGTGACTAGGGTTGGCAGAGAGGAACAAATCATTGGTCACTTAAATAAGTGCAGTTTCAGTGCtataaaagtaacaaaaaacagattcatatttttctaaaaaaaaaaaaaaaaaaaagctggtgttgttcataaaagaaataaattatt
The Anabas testudineus chromosome 22, fAnaTes1.2, whole genome shotgun sequence DNA segment above includes these coding regions:
- the anxa3b gene encoding annexin A3b, coding for MSAWTDLELLLDTASSSTVASNTRGSVKDKANFKVDEDVSALRKAIEGIGTTEKTIIEVLTQRSNAQRQLIAKAYEKATGRTLVADLEGDTHGDFEDLLVALVTPPGVYDCREVIKAIKGAGTTESTLTEIFASRSNKQMKAMSEAYLAETGRSMIYDLKSEVSGDYGKALLILAEGKRDENTNVDAAKAKVDAKALYEAGENKWGTDEDKFIDILCHRSIPQLRQTLIEYKNICKKTLQESIESEMSGNLEKLLVAVVKCVKSTPVYFAERLYESMKGLGTTESVVTRILVCRSEIDLMDIRAEYKKLYGCSLYSYLESDVSGSYGNALKHLCGQDD